From the genome of Hymenobacter sp. PAMC 26628, one region includes:
- a CDS encoding UvrD-helicase domain-containing protein: MSTPAASPSFRIYSSSAGSGKTYQLTKEYLTLALSSEDPAYFKRVLAITFTRDAAGEMKERIVGALRRFAYPEAGGKPDALLTDVAAALGLGPDAVRRRAAATFRLVLYHYADFAVSTIDAFVQRIVTAFTRELDLPASFEVELDTDSVLQSAVAALLDKVNRNADTRLLSATLADYALGRADEGKSWSRLPEELATFGRALFNETVQEAVTELGKLDLADFRRIDKELRARRLEIEAAFTQAQEAAVAVLDEAGALEGDFYQGKRGIFGYVQKGTELLAPGAGPNSYVQATLAEDKWYSGKIKTATDRARVDAVKEPLRQLVAALDTLRANYLPNYILLTAMQPYLFHASLLSELNKLVEQISRERNVVLISEFNRRIAAIVLTEPVPFLYERLGEKYEHLLIDEFQDTSVLQWNNLLPLVENTLANGFDSLAVGDAKQSIYRWRGGEMEQILRLHQGNTGPLAERAREPEMRELLRLRYETVGPALKAEALQINYRSAREIIEFNNSFFAAVSARHADLPLVQGIYDAYFGQQVPAGAPSGRPGHVELLFTQKDAPAQQYDAAAGAHTGAPLPGHAPGATLTYEESTCYLALALVEQALANGYALADVAVLCRTRQASKIMAKFLKERGYAIISADSLALEFAEVVNLLISIFRVLHQPADTLARAEALLLVDKVVRQEAPTPARVRHLADIANQAHAKPFFDELRALGYDVQEDETGNLGLYELAERLIDLFGLLGRNGESDYLFRFLDLTLEFSLRHGNNLGNFLADWEGRKGRVSINAPGGRAAITITTVHKAKGLAYGVVIVPFADWSLEPHRNTLLWGHLAADEKPLPGLPEVAVVGLNATLQQTALGGQYAEEREKTFLEGLNTLYVAFTRPRHRLYVLSKRPEAKKAAKATLETEEPTGPLATARTVADLLHGYLQGLGQWQDEQVAFVLSQGSDAPLLPGGPAPAARTYALTNLGAAPWEERLQLRRHATTVFDFDEQQRLSEWNRKLHYGLRRLVAAADVPRVAGQLVAEGIISAKERDELAARLGRIVADPRLAPYFAEHLSVETEREILLGGVQVRPYRPDRVVLDRTGRRVTLLDFRLPPPQYAHRQALRNYATLFEQLGYEQVRGLIYYFQTEEIVTV, translated from the coding sequence GTGAGCACACCGGCAGCGTCCCCCTCCTTCCGCATTTATTCTTCCTCGGCCGGCTCGGGCAAAACCTACCAGCTTACCAAAGAATACCTCACCCTCGCCCTCAGTTCCGAAGACCCCGCGTACTTCAAGCGTGTGCTGGCCATCACCTTCACCCGCGACGCGGCCGGCGAAATGAAGGAGCGCATTGTGGGGGCCCTGCGCCGCTTCGCCTACCCCGAAGCCGGCGGCAAGCCCGACGCGCTGCTCACCGACGTGGCCGCCGCCCTGGGCTTGGGGCCCGACGCGGTGCGGCGCCGGGCGGCGGCCACTTTCCGGCTCGTGCTCTACCACTACGCCGATTTTGCGGTGAGCACCATCGATGCCTTTGTGCAGCGCATCGTCACGGCCTTCACCCGCGAGTTGGATTTGCCGGCCAGCTTCGAGGTGGAACTCGACACCGACAGCGTGCTGCAAAGCGCCGTGGCGGCCCTGCTCGACAAGGTGAACCGCAACGCCGACACCCGGCTGCTCTCGGCCACGCTGGCCGACTACGCCCTGGGCCGCGCCGACGAGGGCAAGAGTTGGAGCCGCCTGCCCGAGGAGCTGGCCACCTTTGGCCGCGCCCTGTTCAACGAAACCGTGCAGGAGGCCGTGACGGAGCTGGGCAAGCTGGATTTGGCTGATTTCCGGCGCATCGACAAAGAATTGCGGGCCCGGCGGCTCGAAATCGAGGCCGCTTTCACCCAGGCCCAGGAGGCCGCCGTGGCCGTGCTCGACGAGGCCGGGGCCCTGGAGGGGGACTTTTACCAGGGCAAGCGCGGCATTTTTGGCTACGTGCAAAAAGGCACCGAACTGCTAGCCCCCGGCGCGGGCCCCAACAGCTACGTGCAGGCCACGCTGGCCGAGGACAAGTGGTACAGCGGCAAAATAAAAACCGCCACCGACCGCGCCCGCGTCGACGCCGTGAAGGAGCCGCTGCGCCAATTAGTCGCGGCGCTCGACACGCTGCGGGCTAATTATTTGCCGAATTATATTTTGCTCACGGCCATGCAGCCGTATTTATTCCACGCCTCGCTGCTGAGCGAATTAAATAAATTGGTGGAGCAAATCAGCCGCGAGCGCAACGTGGTATTAATTTCCGAATTCAACCGCCGCATTGCCGCCATTGTGCTCACCGAGCCGGTGCCTTTTTTGTACGAGCGGCTGGGTGAGAAATACGAGCACTTATTAATTGACGAATTCCAGGACACGTCGGTTTTGCAGTGGAACAACCTGCTGCCGCTGGTGGAAAACACGCTCGCCAACGGCTTCGACAGCCTGGCCGTGGGCGACGCCAAGCAATCCATCTACCGCTGGCGCGGCGGCGAGATGGAGCAGATTCTGCGCCTGCACCAGGGCAACACGGGGCCCCTAGCCGAGCGTGCCCGCGAGCCCGAAATGCGCGAGCTGCTGCGCCTGCGCTACGAAACCGTGGGACCCGCGCTAAAGGCCGAAGCCCTGCAAATTAATTACCGCTCGGCCCGCGAAATCATTGAGTTTAATAATTCCTTTTTCGCCGCGGTAAGCGCGCGCCACGCCGACTTGCCGCTGGTGCAGGGCATTTATGACGCGTACTTTGGGCAGCAGGTGCCCGCTGGGGCCCCCAGCGGCCGGCCGGGGCACGTCGAATTATTATTTACCCAGAAGGACGCGCCCGCCCAGCAGTACGACGCCGCGGCGGGGGCCCACACCGGCGCGCCGCTGCCCGGCCATGCCCCCGGCGCCACGCTCACCTACGAGGAAAGCACCTGCTACCTGGCCCTGGCCCTGGTGGAGCAGGCCCTGGCCAACGGCTACGCGCTGGCCGACGTGGCGGTGCTGTGCCGCACGCGCCAAGCCAGCAAGATCATGGCCAAGTTCCTGAAAGAGCGAGGCTACGCCATCATTTCGGCCGACTCGCTGGCGCTGGAATTTGCCGAGGTGGTGAATTTACTCATTAGCATTTTCCGGGTACTGCACCAGCCGGCCGATACCTTGGCCCGGGCCGAGGCGCTGCTGCTCGTCGACAAAGTGGTGCGGCAGGAGGCCCCCACGCCGGCCCGCGTGCGCCACCTGGCCGACATTGCCAACCAAGCGCACGCCAAGCCGTTTTTCGACGAGCTGCGGGCTCTGGGCTACGACGTGCAGGAGGACGAAACCGGCAACCTGGGCCTGTATGAGCTGGCCGAGCGGCTCATCGACCTGTTTGGCCTGCTGGGGCGCAACGGCGAGAGCGACTATCTGTTTCGCTTCCTCGACCTGACGCTGGAATTCAGCCTGCGCCACGGCAACAACCTGGGCAACTTCCTGGCCGATTGGGAGGGGCGCAAGGGCCGCGTGAGCATCAACGCGCCGGGCGGGCGGGCGGCCATCACCATCACCACCGTGCACAAGGCCAAGGGTTTGGCCTACGGCGTGGTCATCGTGCCTTTTGCCGACTGGAGCCTGGAGCCGCACCGCAACACTTTACTCTGGGGCCACCTGGCGGCCGACGAGAAGCCACTGCCCGGCCTGCCCGAAGTGGCCGTGGTGGGCCTAAACGCCACTTTGCAGCAAACCGCGCTGGGCGGCCAGTACGCCGAAGAGCGCGAAAAAACCTTCCTCGAAGGGCTAAATACGCTGTACGTGGCTTTCACCCGGCCCCGCCACCGGCTGTACGTGCTCAGCAAGCGGCCCGAGGCCAAGAAAGCCGCCAAGGCCACCCTGGAAACCGAGGAGCCGACGGGGCCCCTGGCCACGGCCCGCACCGTGGCCGACCTGCTGCACGGCTACTTGCAGGGCTTGGGCCAGTGGCAGGACGAGCAAGTAGCGTTTGTGTTATCCCAAGGCAGCGATGCCCCCCTGCTGCCCGGGGGCCCCGCGCCGGCCGCCCGCACCTACGCCCTCACCAACCTGGGGGCGGCGCCCTGGGAGGAGCGCCTGCAACTGCGCCGCCACGCCACCACGGTGTTCGATTTTGACGAGCAGCAGCGCCTGAGCGAGTGGAACCGCAAGCTGCACTACGGCCTGCGCCGCCTCGTCGCCGCGGCCGACGTGCCCCGCGTGGCTGGGCAACTGGTGGCCGAGGGCATCATCAGCGCCAAGGAGCGCGACGAGCTGGCCGCCCGCCTGGGCCGCATCGTGGCCGACCCGCGCCTGGCGCCCTACTTCGCCGAACACCTGAGCGTAGAAACGGAGCGCGAAATCCTGCTCGGCGGCGTGCAGGTGCGCCCCTACCGGCCCGACCGGGTGGTGCTCGACCGCACGGGCCGCCGCGTGACGCTGCTCGATTTCCGGCTGCCCCCGCCGCAGTACGCCCACCGCCAGGCCCTGCGCAACTACGCCACGCTGTTCGAGCAGTTGGGCTATGAGCAGGTGCGGGGCCTCATTTATTATTTCCAAACCGAGGAAATCGTGACGGTGTAG
- a CDS encoding IS982 family transposase has product MREQTVAMYCVLDDLIRYTRPASTPPPATSRRLTDAQVLTTALVAARFFGGNLVVAKHYLEQHWGQNPLDKSGFTRRLHALADTLYTLFATVGDVLKQLHDEARYVLDSFPVAVCHNTRIPRCKLLRGKAYHGRCASKRSWFYGLKVQVVATSDGIPVEFYLHAGAESEQTGQRGLPLDLPAGSVLYTDAGYTDYAAADMFNEASGSQQQTARRKNSKRPHRPAQVFLLQYFRKGIETCFSQLTARFPKQIHAVTAAGFALKIALFIFAHTLSQAGL; this is encoded by the coding sequence ATGCGCGAACAGACCGTTGCAATGTACTGCGTACTCGATGATTTAATCCGCTACACCCGCCCGGCCAGCACGCCCCCCCCGGCGACCAGCCGGCGCTTGACCGATGCGCAGGTACTGACCACGGCGCTGGTGGCCGCTCGCTTTTTTGGCGGTAACCTGGTGGTGGCCAAGCACTACCTGGAACAGCATTGGGGACAGAATCCGTTGGATAAGAGCGGTTTCACGCGCCGCCTGCATGCCCTTGCTGATACCCTGTACACCCTGTTTGCCACCGTAGGCGACGTGCTCAAGCAGTTGCACGACGAGGCGCGGTACGTGCTCGATTCCTTCCCCGTGGCCGTGTGCCACAATACCCGCATTCCGCGTTGTAAGCTCTTGAGGGGCAAGGCGTATCACGGCCGCTGCGCCAGTAAACGCAGTTGGTTTTATGGGCTCAAGGTGCAGGTGGTGGCCACCAGCGACGGCATCCCCGTCGAGTTTTACCTGCATGCCGGAGCCGAGTCGGAGCAAACCGGCCAGCGCGGGCTACCCCTTGACCTGCCCGCCGGCAGCGTGCTCTATACCGATGCCGGCTACACGGACTACGCGGCGGCGGATATGTTCAACGAAGCCAGCGGCAGCCAGCAGCAAACGGCCCGCCGCAAAAATAGCAAACGGCCGCATCGTCCGGCGCAAGTATTTCTGCTACAGTATTTTCGCAAAGGCATCGAAACGTGTTTTAGTCAGCTTACGGCCCGCTTTCCCAAGCAGATTCACGCCGTGACGGCTGCTGGGTTTGCCCTGAAAATTGCCCTCTTCATTTTTGCCCACACTTTAAGCCAAGCCGGCCTATAG
- a CDS encoding esterase/lipase family protein has product MRNIFIYNNNGSLFNFFTALGNDNPATNTTAYDLVFIDYNNGTDDIRRNAALFEQVVQYVNANKQGGTATGQRNVVLGISMGGLVARYGLAEMEKAQPGSTYTRLLVTQDSPHRGANTPLGLQALVRQAASTYLGVYISSLNSSGILHSINLGDVFPELQ; this is encoded by the coding sequence TTGAGAAATATATTTATATATAATAATAATGGAAGTCTTTTTAATTTTTTTACGGCGCTGGGCAATGATAACCCGGCCACGAACACCACGGCCTACGACCTCGTTTTCATTGACTACAACAACGGCACGGACGACATCCGGCGCAACGCAGCCCTCTTCGAGCAGGTTGTGCAGTACGTGAACGCCAACAAACAGGGCGGCACGGCCACCGGCCAGCGCAACGTGGTGCTGGGCATTTCCATGGGCGGCCTTGTGGCCCGCTACGGCTTGGCCGAAATGGAAAAAGCGCAACCCGGCAGTACCTATACCCGGCTGCTCGTCACCCAGGACAGCCCCCACCGCGGAGCCAACACCCCGTTGGGCCTCCAGGCCCTGGTGCGCCAGGCCGCCTCCACCTACCTAGGCGTGTACATCAGCTCGCTCAACTCCAGCGGCATCCTTCATTCAATAAACTTAGGCGATGTTTTTCCCGAGTTACAATAA
- a CDS encoding GH92 family glycosyl hydrolase, with protein MRNPFPALAALLWAAAPALAQGPTAANADPAQWVNPLIGTDSKPSLSNGNTYPAICRPWGMNFWMPQTGKMGDGWAYQYAADKLRGFKQTHQPSPWMNDYGQFALMPTTGKRVFEENARASWYSHKAEVAEPNYYRVYLADFDVTTEIAPTERAARFRFTFPKTDSAYVVIDALDKGSYVKVLPGQRKVIGYTTRNSGGVPQNFKNYFVVEFDHDFANTAIYKDNALDAGALEAQASHAGAVVGFKTRKGERVNARVASSFISAEQAELNLKEIGDHDLEAVRQEGRAAWNQALGRIEAEGGTDDQRRTFYSCLYRALLFPRKLYEVDAAGKTVHYSPFNGQTLPGYMYTDTGFWDTFRALFPFLNLLYPDVNAEIQQGLANDFRESGWLPEWASPGLRSVMVGNNSASVVADAYLKGIRGQDMDVLYQALVHGANNEGPLDAVGRRGVAYYNKLGYVPYDVKIKENAARTLEYAYDDFAIYQLAKALKRPKKEIALYAQRSQNYRKLFDKESGLMRGKNQDGTFQKPFSPFKWGDAFTEGNSLHYTWSVFHDIQGLVDLMGGRQKFVATLDTVFTLPPVFDDSYYGGTIHEIREMQIAGMGNYAHGNQPIQHMIYLYNYAGQPWKTQYWLREVMNRLYLPTPDGYCGDEDNGQTSAWYVFSAMGFYPVCPATDQYVLGAPLFPKTTLHLPSGKDIVLNAPKNSAANRYVNALTVNGKPYDKTWLSHEELLKGAVLDFDMSATPNKQRGTAPDAAPYSFSKAK; from the coding sequence ATGCGTAATCCCTTTCCCGCGCTGGCGGCCCTGCTGTGGGCGGCCGCCCCCGCCCTGGCGCAGGGCCCCACCGCCGCCAACGCCGACCCCGCCCAGTGGGTGAACCCGCTCATCGGCACTGACTCGAAGCCGAGCCTGTCGAACGGCAACACGTACCCGGCCATCTGCCGGCCCTGGGGCATGAACTTCTGGATGCCGCAGACCGGCAAAATGGGCGACGGCTGGGCCTACCAGTACGCAGCCGACAAGCTCCGCGGCTTCAAGCAGACGCACCAGCCTTCGCCGTGGATGAACGACTACGGCCAGTTTGCCCTCATGCCCACCACCGGCAAGCGCGTGTTTGAGGAAAACGCGCGCGCCAGCTGGTACTCGCACAAGGCCGAGGTGGCCGAGCCCAACTACTACCGCGTGTACCTGGCCGACTTCGACGTGACGACGGAAATTGCGCCCACCGAGCGCGCCGCCCGCTTCCGCTTCACGTTCCCGAAAACTGACAGCGCCTACGTCGTAATTGACGCCCTCGACAAGGGCTCCTACGTGAAGGTGCTGCCCGGGCAGCGCAAGGTCATCGGCTACACCACGCGCAACAGCGGCGGCGTGCCCCAGAACTTCAAGAACTACTTCGTGGTGGAGTTCGACCACGACTTCGCCAACACGGCCATTTACAAAGACAACGCCCTCGACGCCGGGGCTTTGGAAGCCCAGGCCAGCCACGCGGGGGCCGTGGTGGGCTTCAAAACCCGCAAGGGCGAGCGGGTGAACGCCCGCGTGGCCTCCTCGTTCATCAGCGCCGAGCAGGCCGAGTTGAACCTGAAAGAGATTGGCGACCACGACCTGGAAGCGGTGCGCCAGGAAGGCCGCGCGGCCTGGAACCAGGCCCTGGGCCGCATCGAGGCCGAGGGCGGCACCGACGACCAGCGCCGCACGTTCTACTCGTGCCTGTACCGGGCGCTGCTGTTTCCGCGCAAGCTCTACGAGGTGGATGCCGCGGGCAAAACCGTGCACTACAGCCCGTTTAACGGCCAGACGCTGCCGGGCTATATGTACACCGACACCGGGTTTTGGGACACGTTCCGGGCCCTGTTCCCGTTCCTGAACCTGCTGTACCCCGACGTGAACGCCGAGATTCAGCAGGGCCTGGCCAACGATTTCCGCGAGAGCGGCTGGCTGCCCGAGTGGGCCAGCCCGGGCCTGCGCAGCGTGATGGTGGGCAACAACTCGGCCTCGGTGGTGGCCGACGCCTACCTAAAAGGCATCCGCGGGCAAGACATGGACGTGCTCTACCAGGCCCTCGTGCACGGGGCCAACAACGAGGGGCCCCTGGACGCGGTGGGCCGCCGCGGCGTGGCCTATTACAACAAGCTGGGCTACGTGCCCTACGACGTGAAAATCAAGGAAAACGCGGCCCGCACGCTGGAGTATGCTTACGACGACTTCGCCATCTACCAGCTGGCCAAGGCCCTGAAGCGGCCCAAGAAGGAAATTGCCCTGTACGCCCAGCGCAGCCAGAACTACCGCAAGCTCTTCGACAAGGAAAGCGGCCTGATGCGCGGCAAAAACCAGGACGGCACCTTCCAAAAGCCCTTCAGCCCCTTTAAATGGGGCGACGCTTTCACCGAGGGCAACAGCTTGCACTACACCTGGTCGGTGTTTCACGACATCCAGGGCCTGGTGGACTTGATGGGCGGCCGGCAGAAGTTCGTGGCCACCTTGGACACGGTGTTTACCCTGCCGCCGGTGTTCGACGATTCGTACTACGGCGGCACCATCCACGAAATCAGGGAGATGCAGATTGCGGGCATGGGCAACTACGCCCACGGCAACCAGCCCATCCAGCACATGATTTACCTGTATAACTACGCCGGCCAGCCCTGGAAAACCCAGTACTGGCTGCGCGAAGTAATGAACCGCCTCTACCTGCCCACGCCCGACGGCTACTGCGGCGACGAGGACAACGGCCAAACCTCGGCCTGGTACGTGTTTTCGGCCATGGGCTTCTACCCCGTGTGCCCCGCCACCGACCAGTACGTGCTGGGGGCCCCGCTCTTCCCCAAAACCACCCTGCACCTGCCCTCGGGCAAGGACATTGTGCTGAACGCGCCCAAAAACTCGGCCGCCAACCGCTACGTGAACGCGCTGACCGTGAACGGTAAGCCCTACGACAAGACCTGGCTCAGCCACGAAGAGCTACTAAAAGGCGCCGTGCTCGACTTCGACATGAGCGCCACGCCCAACAAGCAGCGCGGCACCGCCCCCGACGCCGCGCCGTATTCTTTTTCTAAAGCCAAGTAG
- a CDS encoding porin family protein, translating to MKHLLLIAFFGGEASAATAQRAPDPSAYYARPAKVRFGAKVGLNLSNTDFNRGFPAPVVPVETNWRPGVAAGFTLQVPVGQRGFSVQQEYLFSQLGGRVSATGTTYTLRYLSLPLLLKYGVSRRLAVLAGPQADLLIQASQQISGTSTDITHDTEERSVGATAGLEYFLGPRLSLTARYVHGLNHVGLGQRSAVTEFKFEAVQLSADVKF from the coding sequence ATGAAACACCTGTTACTAATTGCTTTTTTCGGCGGTGAGGCGTCGGCGGCCACCGCCCAGCGCGCCCCCGACCCGTCCGCCTACTACGCCCGCCCGGCCAAGGTCCGGTTCGGGGCGAAGGTGGGGCTGAACCTGTCGAACACCGATTTCAACCGCGGCTTCCCGGCGCCAGTTGTGCCGGTTGAAACCAATTGGCGGCCCGGGGTTGCGGCCGGTTTTACGTTGCAGGTACCGGTGGGGCAGCGGGGCTTTTCGGTGCAGCAGGAGTACCTGTTCTCGCAACTCGGCGGCCGGGTATCGGCTACGGGCACTACCTACACGCTGCGCTACTTGTCGCTGCCGCTGCTGCTTAAGTACGGCGTTTCGCGGCGCCTGGCGGTGCTGGCGGGGCCCCAGGCCGATTTGTTAATCCAAGCCAGCCAGCAGATTAGCGGCACCAGCACCGACATTACGCACGACACCGAGGAGCGGAGCGTTGGGGCTACGGCGGGCCTCGAATACTTCTTGGGGCCCCGCCTAAGCCTCACGGCCCGTTACGTGCACGGCCTTAACCACGTCGGCCTGGGCCAGCGCTCGGCCGTCACCGAATTCAAATTCGAGGCCGTACAACTGAGCGCCGACGTAAAGTTTTAA
- a CDS encoding glycoside hydrolase family 125 protein yields the protein MNRRAFLQASSLLTGGAFLTQYSFAAGAPAFPVVRPAAAQRRFKSRAVEAAITEFKKKVKDPELGWLFENCFPSTLDTTVTYAVRDGRPDTYVITGDIDAMWLRDSSAQVWPYLQLIGRDAELRQLVAGVINRQTRCILKDPYANAFYGDDTKVGEWKTDKTAMQPGVHERKWEVDSLCYPIRLAYHYWKKTNDAAPFDAQWQRAVQATLQTFRAQQRKDGLGPYHFQRNTTNSTDTQPMAGFGYPVRPVGLICSAFRPSDDATLYSFLVPSNFFAVTSLRQAAEMMTALAKDAKTAGELAALADEVEAALRQHAVVDHPQHGKIYAYEVDGFGSQVLMDDANVPSLVALPYLGALPATDPVYQNTRKFLLSTANPFFFKGTAAEGIGGPHVGQDMIWPIAITTRGLTSTDDAEIRACVQSLKATHAGTGYMHESFHKDDPKKFTRAWFAWANTIFGEFLWKVYQEKPQLLA from the coding sequence ATGAACCGCAGAGCCTTTTTACAAGCTTCCTCGCTGCTGACCGGCGGCGCTTTTCTCACGCAGTATTCCTTTGCTGCGGGGGCCCCGGCGTTTCCGGTGGTGCGGCCAGCGGCGGCCCAGCGCCGGTTCAAGAGCCGGGCGGTGGAAGCGGCCATCACTGAATTTAAGAAGAAGGTGAAGGACCCGGAGTTGGGCTGGCTGTTTGAAAACTGCTTCCCGAGTACGCTCGACACCACCGTGACCTACGCCGTGCGCGACGGCCGGCCCGATACCTATGTCATCACCGGCGACATCGACGCCATGTGGCTGCGCGACAGCTCGGCCCAGGTGTGGCCCTACTTGCAGCTCATCGGCCGCGACGCCGAGCTGCGCCAGCTGGTGGCCGGCGTGATTAACCGCCAGACGCGCTGCATTTTAAAGGATCCTTACGCCAACGCATTTTACGGCGACGATACCAAGGTGGGGGAGTGGAAAACCGATAAAACCGCCATGCAGCCGGGCGTGCACGAGCGCAAGTGGGAAGTCGACTCGCTTTGCTACCCTATCCGCCTGGCCTACCACTACTGGAAAAAAACCAACGACGCCGCGCCCTTCGATGCGCAGTGGCAGCGGGCCGTGCAGGCCACGCTGCAAACCTTCCGCGCCCAGCAGCGCAAAGACGGCCTGGGGCCCTACCACTTCCAGCGCAACACCACCAACTCTACCGACACCCAGCCCATGGCCGGTTTCGGCTACCCGGTGCGGCCGGTGGGGCTCATCTGCTCGGCGTTTCGGCCCAGCGACGACGCCACGCTCTACTCCTTCCTGGTGCCCAGCAACTTCTTCGCCGTCACCAGCTTGCGACAGGCCGCCGAGATGATGACGGCCCTGGCCAAGGACGCCAAAACCGCCGGCGAGCTGGCGGCCTTGGCCGACGAGGTGGAAGCCGCCCTGCGCCAGCACGCGGTGGTGGACCACCCCCAGCACGGCAAGATTTACGCTTACGAAGTGGACGGCTTCGGCAGCCAGGTGCTGATGGACGACGCCAACGTGCCCAGCCTCGTGGCCCTGCCCTACCTGGGGGCCCTACCCGCCACCGACCCTGTGTACCAGAACACGCGCAAGTTCCTGCTCTCCACCGCCAACCCGTTCTTCTTCAAGGGCACCGCGGCCGAGGGCATCGGGGGCCCCCACGTGGGACAGGACATGATTTGGCCCATCGCCATCACCACCCGCGGCCTCACCAGCACCGACGACGCCGAAATCCGCGCCTGCGTGCAAAGCCTCAAGGCCACCCACGCCGGCACGGGCTACATGCACGAGTCGTTCCACAAAGACGACCCCAAGAAATTTACCCGCGCCTGGTTTGCCTGGGCCAACACCATTTTCGGCGAGTTCCTCTGGAAAGTGTACCAGGAAAAGCCGCAGCTGCTGGCCTAG
- a CDS encoding T9SS type A sorting domain-containing protein, which yields MRATVQRYAPFAWASTYGVEFNSFVDGDYRAMIAPPAGGFPYRFVATSLGSQCGKGPLAPYDELVRIEAGGYLNLVMVSTSIHTQVVVNALPNPGQVQRLSGLQVWNQVRVLLFTRKFYLSKLAYQSPAANRIAWDGLPGGVQYVNGQLSLTPGTNSGTKLWGIVGYYKNVALGNAFCFVPSASALDVPMLDNNTARASFVNGYTSSTSPPLAETYIAEVPHYDRTTGTTAYNSPHPFFTGRQSQWIYNEMERPFNGNTNPTACDPNPECNPAPPRFINGPQNVCGTATYSASAIAGAVYNWTTSPAGAFSPATGSGPTFTTTGTGPNSGQVAVAVVSPCPSNSFTAALAVAVCQQFSVAITSLVYNSSCVSSTGKPNYALWTAAATGGNGPTTYAWYVDYSGTGNSFTGPVSNGTTFGTCLNGYTRIVQVKVVATNNGQQATALYYAQPQTMMAMYPNPADSYVDVANDAAIPSNANAANVMPQVAAASAAPAGTAPMQVAVYNGQGQTVFTATDVTAPSVRLNTQNWPDGLYQVNTQRGLTVTRRQLSVQHNH from the coding sequence GTGCGCGCCACCGTGCAGCGCTACGCGCCCTTCGCTTGGGCCTCGACCTACGGGGTCGAATTTAATTCGTTCGTGGACGGTGATTACCGGGCCATGATTGCCCCGCCCGCCGGCGGTTTTCCGTACCGCTTCGTCGCGACCAGCCTCGGGTCCCAATGCGGCAAAGGCCCCCTGGCCCCGTACGACGAGCTGGTGCGCATCGAAGCTGGGGGCTACCTCAACTTGGTGATGGTAAGCACCAGTATCCACACCCAGGTGGTCGTAAACGCCCTGCCCAACCCTGGGCAAGTGCAGCGCCTGAGCGGCTTGCAGGTCTGGAACCAAGTGCGCGTGCTCTTATTTACCCGCAAGTTTTACCTTTCCAAGCTGGCCTACCAGTCCCCAGCGGCCAACCGCATTGCCTGGGACGGCTTGCCCGGCGGGGTGCAGTACGTCAACGGTCAGCTTTCCCTGACGCCGGGCACCAACAGCGGCACGAAGCTGTGGGGCATCGTCGGCTATTATAAAAACGTGGCTCTGGGCAACGCATTCTGCTTTGTGCCCTCGGCCAGCGCCCTGGACGTGCCCATGCTGGACAACAACACGGCGCGGGCCAGCTTCGTCAATGGGTACACGTCGAGCACCAGCCCGCCCCTGGCCGAGACGTATATCGCCGAAGTACCCCATTACGACCGAACAACGGGCACAACGGCGTACAACTCCCCCCATCCTTTTTTTACTGGGCGACAAAGTCAGTGGATTTACAACGAGATGGAACGGCCTTTCAACGGCAACACCAACCCTACCGCGTGCGACCCGAACCCGGAGTGCAACCCGGCGCCGCCGCGCTTCATCAACGGCCCCCAAAACGTGTGCGGCACCGCGACTTATTCCGCATCCGCCATTGCCGGGGCCGTCTACAACTGGACGACCTCGCCGGCCGGGGCCTTCTCGCCGGCCACCGGCTCCGGCCCCACCTTCACGACCACCGGGACGGGCCCCAACAGCGGCCAGGTGGCCGTGGCCGTCGTTAGCCCCTGCCCCAGCAACAGCTTTACCGCCGCCTTGGCCGTGGCCGTCTGCCAACAGTTCAGCGTGGCTATTACGTCGTTGGTCTACAACAGCAGTTGTGTTTCTAGCACGGGCAAGCCCAACTACGCGCTCTGGACCGCCGCCGCCACCGGCGGGAACGGCCCCACCACCTACGCCTGGTACGTAGACTACAGCGGCACGGGCAACAGCTTCACCGGACCGGTGAGTAACGGCACAACCTTCGGCACCTGCCTGAACGGCTACACGCGCATCGTGCAGGTCAAGGTCGTGGCCACCAACAACGGCCAGCAGGCCACGGCCCTCTACTATGCTCAACCCCAGACCATGATGGCCATGTACCCGAACCCGGCCGACAGCTACGTAGACGTGGCCAACGACGCGGCGATTCCCAGCAACGCAAATGCAGCCAACGTAATGCCGCAAGTGGCCGCAGCCTCCGCCGCCCCGGCCGGGACAGCCCCGATGCAAGTCGCGGTGTATAACGGACAGGGCCAAACCGTATTCACGGCCACCGACGTCACGGCTCCCTCGGTACGGTTGAACACCCAAAACTGGCCCGATGGATTGTACCAGGTGAACACGCAACGCGGGCTAACCGTCACGCGGCGACAGCTGAGTGTGCAGCACAACCATTAA